One window of the Salvia splendens isolate huo1 chromosome 1, SspV2, whole genome shotgun sequence genome contains the following:
- the LOC121745001 gene encoding D-xylose-proton symporter-like 3, chloroplastic — protein MALNCAPPLLNSNLKLWNKHREAHFCVAKRSNAAVSGRNALLRGSHSCSILANHNGFRMHFVRPTAKRNFTKVGASSDEAQSLNSEQDDFAWSSVLLPFLFPALGGLLFGYDIGATSGAAISLQSPELSGTNWFNLSAIQLGLVVSGSLYGALFGSLIVYPLADFLGRNRELIIASLLYLSGGLLTAYAPGLGVLLIGRCLYGLGIGMAMHGAPLYIAETCPSQIRGTLISLKELFIVLGILIGYFVGSFEINAVGGWRYMFGFSAPIALVMGLGMWSLPQSPRWLLLRAVQGKASLQEYKEKAVLALNKLRGRSTDDKASEKQIEETIVSLKTAYTGQDSEGGFLEVFQGPSLKAFIIGGGLVLFQQITGQPSVLYYAGPILQTAGFAAAADATKLSVVVGVFKLLMTGVAVLKVDDLGRRPLLIGGVGGLALSLLLLSAYYKFLGGYPLLAVAALLLYVGCYQISFGPISWLMVSEIFPSRTRGKGTSLAVLTNFGSNAIVTFAFSPLKELLGAENLFLLFGAIAILALVFVVVYVPETKGLSLEEIESKLSE, from the exons ATGGCTCTAAACTGTGCTCCGCCATTGCTAAACTCGAATCTCAAGCTCTGGAACAAGCACCGAGAAGCACATTTCTGTGTCGCCAAGAGATCAAACGCTGCTGTCAGCGGCAGAAACGCTCTTCTCCGGGGTTCTCACAGTTGCTCAATTTTGGCTAATCATAACGGATTTAGAATGCATTTTGTGCGGCCTACTGCCAAACGCAACTTCACGAAG GTTGGAGCTTCTTCGGATGAAGCTCAATCGTTGAATTCTGAGCAGGACGACTTTGCTTGGTCTTCTGTTTTGTTACC TTTTCTATTCCCTGCCTTGGGGGGTTTGTTATTTGGCTATGACATTGGTGCCACCTCTGGAGCTGCAATTTCGCTGCAG TCACCTGAGCTCAGTGGTACCAACTGGTTCAACCTTTCAGCTATTCAGCTTGGTTTAGTG GTTAGCGGCTCCCTTTATGGTGCTCTTTTTGGTTCGCTCATTGTATATCCCCTGGCTGATTTCCTCG GAAGGAATAGAGAACTTATCATTGCGTCCCTCCTTTATTTGAGTGGTGGTCTGTTGACCGCCTATGCTCCTGGTCTCGGAGTTCTCTTGATAGGACGATGCTTATATGGTCTTGGTATTGGCATG GCAATGCATGGGGCGCCTCTTTATATTGCAGAGACATGTCCATCTCAGATTCGGGGCACTTTAATATCTCTAAAGGAGCTTTTCATAGTTCTCGGGATATTG ATAGGCTACTTTGTTGGTAGTTTCGAAATCAATGCTGTTGGAGGGTGGCGTTACATGTTTGGATTCAGTGCCCCAATTGCATTGGTCATGGGGCTAGGGATGTGGAGTCTCCCTCAATCTCCACGATGGTTGCTTCTTAGGGCTGTTCAAGGTAAAGCGTCCTTGCAAGAATACAAGGAAAAAGCTGTGCTTGCGCTGAATAAACTGAGAGGCCGATCAACTGATGATAAAGCATCTGAAAAACAAATTGAAGAAACCATTGTTTCCTTGAAAACTGCATACACTGGTCAGGATTCAGAAGGAGGTTTTCTTGAGGTTTTTCAGGGCCCAAGTCTGAAAGCCTTCATAATTGGTGGAGGATTGGTCCTTTTTCAGCAG ATTACTGGGCAACCAAGTGTTTTGTACTATGCAGGTCCAATTCTTCAG ACTGCTGGatttgctgctgctgctgacgCGACAAAACTCTCAGTTGTTGTGGGGGTATTTAAG TTGCTCATGACTGGAGTAGCTGTCCTGAAGGTTGATGATCTAGGAAGAAGACCCCTTTTAATAGGAGGGGTTGGTGGACTT GCTTTGTCTCTGCTGCTGCTTTCTGCCTACTACAAATTCTTAGGAGGGTATCCTCTGCTCGCTGTAGCTGCATTGCTTCTCTATGTCGGTTGCTATCAG ATATCATTTGGACCTATCAGTTGGCTTATGGTGTCCGAGATATTCCCTAGTCGGACAAGAGGAAAGGGTACCAGCCTTGCAGTACTAACGAATTTTGGCTCAAACGCTATAGTAACCTTTGCATTCTCTCCGTTGAAG GAGTTACTTGGAGCTGAAAATCTGTTCCTTCTATTTGGAGCAATTGCTATCCTCGCACTAGTGTTTGTCGTAGTCTATGTTCCTGAGACCAAAGGGTTGAGCTTGGAAGAAATTGAATCCAAACTGTCGGAGTGA
- the LOC121745110 gene encoding uncharacterized protein LOC121745110, translated as MPSNLSFPRARGLNQNICKYVVIYLVCVTYILVSSQPKWRRRGDPRSSTNISHLVFGITSSSNRWRDKRDYIQAWWRPNVSRGFVFLERPPTEHLPWPATHPPYRVSDDNSRYKEYNRHRIPSAIRMARVIEETFKAERGGEARWYVMTDDDTVLFVDNLIGVLSKYDHKKYFYVGMNSECFVCNVVHSFGMAFGGGGYALSYPLAKAVAENMDLCLKRYPFLYGSDLILQSCIADLGVSLTQEPGFHQIDFTVDISGLLSAHPHSPLVSLHHLDAVEPLFPSTNRTESLKLLMEAATLDESRLLQQSICYLKKYNWTLSAAWGYSVELYETILPPSHLYRPRETFAQWMKGASPPYMFNARPLSTDPCDAPHLFFLVPGPGRVTAYRRTSPRGLPVCRGGRSADNVTVIRILSPLKRLDWKQDGGRRECCDVDEVDADALQVKLRDCGANELLL; from the exons ATGCCTTCCAATCTCTCTTTCCCCAGAGCCAGAGGACTGAACCAAAACATATGCAAATATGTAGTGATTTATTTAGTATGTGTCACCTACATTTTGGTGTCAAGCCAACCGAAATGGAGGAGACGCGGCGATCCACGTTCTTCCACAAACATCAGCCATCTGGTGTTTGGGATTACTAGTTCATCAAACAGGTGGAGAGACAAAAGAGATTACATCCAAGCATGGTGGAGACCTAATGTGAGCCGAGGCTTTGTGTTCTTGGAACGTCCCCCTACGGAGCACCTGCCGTGGCCAGCAACGCACCCTCCCTACCGTGTCTCGGATGACAACTCGCGGTACAAGGAGTACAACAGGCACCGTATTCCATCTGCGATACGGATGGCCCGGGTGATCGAGGAGACATTCAAGGCGGAGCGGGGAGGGGAGGCGAGGTGGTATGTGATGACAGATGATGACACAGTTTTGTTTGTTGACAACTTGATTGGAGTTTTGTCAAAGTATGATCACAAGAAGTATTTTTATGTTGGGATGAACTCAGAGTGCTTTGTGTGCAATGTTGTTCACTCATTTGGGATGGCATTTGGTGGAGGTGGATATGCCCTGAGCTATCCCCTGGCCAAGGCTGTGGCTGAGAACATGGATTTGTGCCTCAAGAGATATCCATTTCTCTATGGAAGTGATCTTATTCTCCAATCATGTATTGCTGATTTGGGAGTGTCTCTCACTCAGGAGCCTGGTTTCCACCAG ATTGATTTCACAGTAGATATCTCAGGGTTGCTATCAGCCCACCCCCACTCTCCTCTGGTGTCACTCCACCATCTAGACGCAGTGGAGCCGCTGTTCCCCTCGACCAACCGCACCGAGTCCCTAAAGCTGCTGATGGAAGCCGCAACACTCGATGAATCGAGACTGCTGCAGCAGAGCATATGCTATCTGAAGAAATACAATTGGACTCTTTCGGCCGCGTGGGGATACTCTGTCGAATTATACGAGACCATTCTCCCTCCGAGCCATCTCTACCGCCCTCGCGAGACCTTCGCGCAATGGATGAAGGGCGCCTcgccaccatacatgttcaatgCCCGCCCCCTCTCCACGGACCCTTGCGACGCGCCTCACCTCTTCTTCTTGGTGCCTGGACCGGGTCGGGTCACCGCCTATAGAAGAACATCTCCACGTGGCCTGCCTGTGTGCCGCGGCGGCCGTTCTGCTGATAATGTCACCGTAATTCGCATCCTCTCGCCCTTAAAGAGGCTGGATTGGAAACAGGATGGAGGGAGGAGAGAGTGTTGCGATGTGGATGAGGTGGATGCGGATGCTCTCCAAGTTAAATTAAGGGATTGTGGCGCCAACGAGTTACTTCTTTAA
- the LOC121745021 gene encoding probable protein phosphatase 2C 24, with product MAEICCESEGSCETSSRAARRRRMELRRVRVDPTLKRHRRLQLPLSSSPKHCDNKKDILPKFGFASVCGRRRDMEDAVASHPSFCRNFSADLHYFGVYDGYGCSHVATKCKERLHEMVKEELLVREDHDSSNWWKCVMERSFTRMDKEAVAWNENAATASCRCELQTPECDAVGSTAVVAVVSPCNIVVANCGDSRAVLCRSGKAIPLSTDHKPDRPDEMNRIQAAGGRVIFSEGARVLGVLAMSRAIGDNYLKPYVNCEPEVTITERSEEDECLILASDGLWDVVSNDTACGVARMCLKGKEGSSDKACNDASMLLTKLALARRSADNVSVLVIDLT from the exons ATGGCAGAGATCTGCTGTGAGAGCGAGGGTTCGTGCGAGACCAGCAGCAGAGCGGCGCGGAGACGGAGGATGGAGCTCCGCCGCGTCAGAGTGGACCCCACCCTTAAGCGTCATCGTCGTCTCCAACTCCCACTCTCCTCCTCCCCTAAACATTGCGACAATAAGAAGGATATTCTCCCCAAATTCGGATTCGCCTCCGTTTGTGGACGCCGCCGAGACATGGAGGACGCCGTCGCCAGTCATCCTTCCTTTTGCCGGAATTTTTCCGCCGACCTACACTACTTCGGCGTCTACGACGGCTACGGATGCTCTCAT GTAGCTACGAAATGTAAGGAGAGATTGCACGAGATGGTGAAGGAAGAGTTACTCGTCCGAGAAGATCACGACAGTAGCAACTGGTGGAAGTGCGTGATGGAGCGAAGCTTCACGCGCATGGACAAAGAGGCGGTTGCATGGAACGAAAATGCTGCGACTGCGAGCTGCCGGTGCGAGCTGCAGACGCCGGAGTGCGACGCCGTGGGATCCACGGCTGTGGTTGCTGTGGTCAGTCCGTGCAATATAGTGGTGGCCAATTGCGGTGATTCGAGGGCGGTGCTGTGCCGAAGCGGTAAGGCTATTCCACTCTCAACCGACCACAAA CCCGACCGGCCGGATGAGATGAACCGGATACAGGCCGCTGGTGGCCGAGTCATATTTTCGGAGGGTGCTCGGGTTCTTGGTGTTCTTGCCATGTCCAGGGCCATTG GCGATAATTATTTGAAGCCATACGTAAACTGTGAACCGGAGGTGACGATAACGGAGCGGAGCGAAGAGGACGAGTGCTTGATACTGGCTAGCGATGGGCTGTGGGATGTGGTGTCCAACGACACGGCCTGCGGGGTGGCAAGAATGTGCCTTAAGGGGAAGGAAGGCAGCTCCGACAAGGCGTGCAATGATGCATCCATGCTGCTAACTAAGTTGGCTCTCGCGCGGAGGAGTGCGGACAATGTTTCTGTCCTTGTTATTGATCTCACCTAA
- the LOC121745010 gene encoding uncharacterized protein LOC121745010 isoform X2 — MAQLERIKKFSESSPKSQTLPTFEQLLRDEEAYWSKLSPRGRSCHDHEVCPTYCTSGDTKKSVLSLVKDTAKKWRRSISGRRKNGFEFHDYNHNRDSNHNYNQSQSLYQNHGQSHHHDHDHNHMTPTRGSTMEDDLDHEQAYDPEFLGAPMYESEAAPDCLKETARQHPRADPVISESHKAPNMKHKASLLGVDKPVSPNTNIVTIKIHAAADKLAPTCAAMSNATHNSTNMITNTSHAVADKLAPACNVVSDATHKIATKIAGIAGVSPETQPCPEAKAELMSEDAGNLKARLNVTDDAGNMKQCATGSPQTYERGVSVKEFILNKLEPGEDEKALSQAITEGISPRKSTGETGVVDKVKEAVSSLLRQEETSNSTETSAGLISDASASSEVKTVAEPSRLASIHADKSASPSAAAVDTSNTPTVVQLKPAASTYAEKPASLSPAAPDTSIVPSNAQLNRMPSVHVRSTKVFTNSTNNSPIFPVSTNTHEDYEEETNGKILQAN, encoded by the exons ATGGCTCAACTTGAGAGGATAAAGAAATTTTCAGAGAGCAGCCCTAAATCTCAAACGCTCCCCACTTTTGAGCAGCTCCTAAGag ATGAAGAAGCATACTGGTCAAAGTTGTCGCCCCGCGGTAGATCATGCCATGATCATGAAGTCTGCCCCACCTACTGCACTTCCGGCGACACCAAGAAGTCTGTTCTCTCTTTGGTTAAAGACACAGCCAAGAAGTGGAGGCGCAGCATCAGCGGCCGCCGCAAGAATGGATTTGAATTCCACGACTACAACCACAACCGCGACTCCAACCACAACTACAACCAGAGCCAGAGTCTCTATCAAAACCACGGCCAGAGCCACCACCACGATCACGACCACAACCACATGACTCCTACTCGGGGCTCTACGATGGAAGATGACTTGGATCATGAACAAGCCTATGATCCTGAGTTCCTAGGCGCTCCAA TGTATGAGTCAGAAGCAGCACCCGACTGTCTGAAGGAGACGGCAAGGCAGCACCCAAGGGCGGATCCTGTCATCTCTGAGAGTCATAAGGCGCCAAACATGAAGCACAAAGCTTCACTGCTAGGAGTCGACAAACCTGTAAGCCCGAACACGAACATAGTCACAATCAAGATTCATGCTGCAGCTGATAAACTGGCTCCAACCTGCGCTGCCATGTCCAACGCAACCCACAATAGCACCAATATGATCACAAACACTAGTCACGCTGTCGCTGACAAACTGGCTCCGGCCTGCAATGTCGTGTCTGATGCAACCCACAAAATTGCTACTAAGATTGCTGGCATTGCTGGTGTATCTCCGGAAACACAACCATGTCCGGAAGCTAAAGCAGAGTTAATGAGTGAGGATGCGGGAAACCTGAAAGCACGGCTAAATGTGACGGATGATGCCGGAAACATGAAGCAATGTGCAACCGGAAGTCCTCAAACATACGAAAGAGGAGTTTCTGTGAAGGAGTTTATCTTGAACAAGCTGGAGCCTGGAGAAGATGAAAAAGCACTCTCACAGGCTATAACAGAGGGCATCAGTCCTAGGAAAAGCACTGGAGAGACGGGTGTTGTGGATAAGGTTAAAGAGGCTGTCTCTTCATTGTTAAGGCAGGAGGAGACCTCCAACTCAACAGAAACATCTGCAGGCTTGATTTCCGATGCCTCTGCCTCCTCGGAAGTTAAAACAGTTGCTGAACCGAGCCGTCTGGCTTCAATCCATGCAGATAAATCTGCAAGCCCGTCTGCTGCTGCTGTCGACACTTCAAACACTCCAACAGTTGTTCAACTGAAACCTGCTGCTTCAACTTATGCAGAAAAACCTGCAAGTCTGTCTCCTGCTGCTCCTGACACTTCAATCGTTCCATCGAATGCTCAACTGAACCGCATGCCTTCAGTCCATGTTCGTTCTACCAAAGTTTTCACTAACAGTACCAACAACTCACCTATCTTCCCAGTGTCCACCAATACTCATGAAG ATTATGAGGAAGAAACCAATGGTAAGATTCTGCAAGCCAATTGA
- the LOC121745010 gene encoding uncharacterized protein LOC121745010 isoform X1 yields MAQLERIKKFSESSPKSQTLPTFEQLLRDEEAYWSKLSPRGRSCHDHEVCPTYCTSGDTKKSVLSLVKDTAKKWRRSISGRRKNGFEFHDYNHNRDSNHNYNQSQSLYQNHGQSHHHDHDHNHMTPTRGSTMEDDLDHEQAYDPEFLGAPMYESEAAPDCLKETARQHPRADPVISESHKAPNMKHKASLLGVDKPVSPNTNIVTIKIHAAADKLAPTCAAMSNATHNSTNMITNTSHAVADKLAPACNVVSDATHKIATKIAGIAGVSPETQPCPEAKAELMSEDAGNLKARLNVTDDAGNMKQCATGSPQTYERGVSVKEFILNKLEPGEDEKALSQAITEGISPRKSTGETGVVDKVKEAVSSLLRQEETSNSTETSAGLISDASASSEVKTVAEPSRLASIHADKSASPSAAAVDTSNTPTVVQLKPAASTYAEKPASLSPAAPDTSIVPSNAQLNRMPSVHVRSTKVFTNSTNNSPIFPVSTNTHEGDILFQFILILQKYRDNMSTSFLAVTVPCHNLNI; encoded by the exons ATGGCTCAACTTGAGAGGATAAAGAAATTTTCAGAGAGCAGCCCTAAATCTCAAACGCTCCCCACTTTTGAGCAGCTCCTAAGag ATGAAGAAGCATACTGGTCAAAGTTGTCGCCCCGCGGTAGATCATGCCATGATCATGAAGTCTGCCCCACCTACTGCACTTCCGGCGACACCAAGAAGTCTGTTCTCTCTTTGGTTAAAGACACAGCCAAGAAGTGGAGGCGCAGCATCAGCGGCCGCCGCAAGAATGGATTTGAATTCCACGACTACAACCACAACCGCGACTCCAACCACAACTACAACCAGAGCCAGAGTCTCTATCAAAACCACGGCCAGAGCCACCACCACGATCACGACCACAACCACATGACTCCTACTCGGGGCTCTACGATGGAAGATGACTTGGATCATGAACAAGCCTATGATCCTGAGTTCCTAGGCGCTCCAA TGTATGAGTCAGAAGCAGCACCCGACTGTCTGAAGGAGACGGCAAGGCAGCACCCAAGGGCGGATCCTGTCATCTCTGAGAGTCATAAGGCGCCAAACATGAAGCACAAAGCTTCACTGCTAGGAGTCGACAAACCTGTAAGCCCGAACACGAACATAGTCACAATCAAGATTCATGCTGCAGCTGATAAACTGGCTCCAACCTGCGCTGCCATGTCCAACGCAACCCACAATAGCACCAATATGATCACAAACACTAGTCACGCTGTCGCTGACAAACTGGCTCCGGCCTGCAATGTCGTGTCTGATGCAACCCACAAAATTGCTACTAAGATTGCTGGCATTGCTGGTGTATCTCCGGAAACACAACCATGTCCGGAAGCTAAAGCAGAGTTAATGAGTGAGGATGCGGGAAACCTGAAAGCACGGCTAAATGTGACGGATGATGCCGGAAACATGAAGCAATGTGCAACCGGAAGTCCTCAAACATACGAAAGAGGAGTTTCTGTGAAGGAGTTTATCTTGAACAAGCTGGAGCCTGGAGAAGATGAAAAAGCACTCTCACAGGCTATAACAGAGGGCATCAGTCCTAGGAAAAGCACTGGAGAGACGGGTGTTGTGGATAAGGTTAAAGAGGCTGTCTCTTCATTGTTAAGGCAGGAGGAGACCTCCAACTCAACAGAAACATCTGCAGGCTTGATTTCCGATGCCTCTGCCTCCTCGGAAGTTAAAACAGTTGCTGAACCGAGCCGTCTGGCTTCAATCCATGCAGATAAATCTGCAAGCCCGTCTGCTGCTGCTGTCGACACTTCAAACACTCCAACAGTTGTTCAACTGAAACCTGCTGCTTCAACTTATGCAGAAAAACCTGCAAGTCTGTCTCCTGCTGCTCCTGACACTTCAATCGTTCCATCGAATGCTCAACTGAACCGCATGCCTTCAGTCCATGTTCGTTCTACCAAAGTTTTCACTAACAGTACCAACAACTCACCTATCTTCCCAGTGTCCACCAATACTCATGAAGGTGATATACTGTTTCAATTCATTCTTATACTACAGAAATACAGAGACAATATGAGTACATCATTTCTAGCAGTTACAGTACCCTGCCATAACCTTAATATTTAG